Proteins from one Panicum virgatum strain AP13 chromosome 7K, P.virgatum_v5, whole genome shotgun sequence genomic window:
- the LOC120641526 gene encoding protein shank-like gives MNPGAGARKRLGGVAGVGSGFALGCGCRDAKAVAVAASSTSASPYSSATATDTSTATTASWRGVRTAPHHPSSASGSTGTLTVPSASSSSFLWEDADGDAGEEVDCKQREGPAAAASFSGLLRQLNELEQSVVSWGRKSTSKDFLSPPPPPPPPPPVPARPVKQRVAHSGGDSKEGHGNFSPPPPPPPSFHLQTTQQHRKAKSLDKADRQAQAVEVHSKLAPLPPPPPPPPLPLLPPEQPLKAKSTDNGGKKEDASIAPTSQAAATKHRKAKSSDGGGGRLDGTVAVVKQSDDPLSDFRRSMVNMIVENRIATGDELRELLRHFLALNAPHHHDAILRAFTEVWDEAFSAKTAAVPRRPAAARQTPPRPRPKAPTPPRRRHAPPPRVWR, from the coding sequence ATGAACCCCGGCGCCGGTGCCAGGAAGCGCCTCGGCGGGGTCGCGGGCGTCGGCAGCGGGTTCGCGCTCGGGTGCGGCTGCAGGGACGCCAAggccgtggcggtggcggcgtcgtcGACGTCCGCGTCGCCCTACTCCTCCGCCACCGCAACGGACACGTCCACGGCGACGACCGCGTCGTGGCGCGGGGTCAGGACGGCGCCGCACCACCCGTCGTCGGCGTCAGGGTCCACGGGCACGCTCACCGTGCCctccgcgtcgtcgtcgtccttcctGTGGGAGGACGCCGACGGGGATGCCGGCGAGGAGGTGGACTGCAAGCAGCGGGAGggccccgcggccgcggcgagcttcTCCGGCCTGCTGCGCCAGCTCAACGAGCTCGAGCAGAGCGTCGTGTCGTGGGGGCGCAAGAGCACCAGCAAGGATTTCTtgtcgccacctccgccgcctccacctccaccgccggtaCCGGCGCGGCCAGTGAAGCAACGAGTTGCAcacagcggcggcgacagcAAAGAAGGCCACGGAAACttctctccaccgccgccgccgccgccatctttcCATCTTCAGACGACGCAGCAGCACCGGAAGGCAAAGAGCTTGGACAAAGCCGACAGACAAGCACAAGCTGTAGAGGTCCACTCCAAGCTGGCGCCactgccacctccacctccacctccaccattgCCATTATTGCCGCCGGAGCAGCCACTTAAGGCGAAGAGCACGGACAACGGCGGCAAGAAAGAAGACGCCAGCATTGCCCCGACATCGCAGGCGGCGGCCACGAAGCACCGGAAAGCGAagagcagcgacggcggcggcggcaggctggACGGGACCGTGGCGGTGGTGAAGCAGTCCGACGACCCGCTGAGCGACTTCCGGCGCTCCATGGTCAACATGATCGTGGAGAACCGGATCGCGACGGGCGACGAGCTCCGCGAGCTGCTCCGGCACTTCCTGGCGCTCAACGCGCCGCACCACCACGACGCCATCCTCCGGGCCTTCACCGAGGTCTGGGACGAGGCGTTCTCCGCCAAGaccgccgccgtcccccgcaggcccgccgccgccaggcagaccccgccgcggccgcggccgaaggcgccgacgccgccgcgccgccggcacgcgccgcctccgcgcgtgTGGCGCTAG
- the LOC120640289 gene encoding serine/arginine repetitive matrix protein 1-like, which yields MERKMGTHSAFASSTVATKNAAQNPVSNRGDAKSSGELPPAPLPSPQDAAGPLELRQPPSPSPTAPSPGAPAWRPRGPRRRWPDPRGARRLLPSGRLHSSVRRSPHAAARLALRHPPPPSPPPSPPPTSPVPTPTPPRRAPSSPASSTPPGAHSPAPAPGRSSPTAPRSPARTPSPSTTLGTLMGVSAFGGAQAQQRRAARAPAEGDEGARGAQRVPREEEEERRRGAVWRRRRRRRQRRGRSLGGSWWRDHGDMGRQIAGADFLCDGAGASGREAAAAAAATALFEDGRVRPPRLGLEK from the coding sequence ATGGAGCGCAAAATGGGAACGCATTCGGCGTTTGCCTCGTCTACAGTGGCGACGAAAAATGCAGCGCAAAACCCGGTCTCCAACAGAGGCGACGCAAAATCCTCCGgcgagctgccgccggcgccccttccctctcctcaaGATGCGGCCGGCCCGCTCGAGCTCCGGCAGCCTCCATCTCCCTCCCCGACGGCTCCCTCCCCCGGTGCTCCTGCGTGGAGGCCGCGCGGGCCACGGCGACGGTGGCCGGATCCGCGCGGGGCGCGGCGACTCCTCCCTTCCGGCCGCCTCCATTCGTCGGTCCGCCGCTCGCcacacgccgccgctcgcctcgcgcTGCGCCATCCCCCTCCCCCATCCCCACCGCCGTCTCCACCGCCGACGTCGCCGGTGCCGACGCCAACCCCACCGCGGCGCGCGCCTTCGTCTCCCGCCTCCTCGACTCCTCCAGGCGCGCACTCTCCGGCGCCCGCCCCTGGTCGGAGCTCGCCGACCGCTCCGCGCTCTCCCGCCCGGACACCATCTCCGAGCACAACGCTGGGGACGCTGATGGGCGTGTCGGCGTTCGGCGGCGCGCAGGCGCAGCAGCGCCGCGCGGCAAgggcgccggcggagggcgaTGAGGGCGCGAGAGGGGCGCAGCGCGTGCcacgcgaggaggaggaagagaggcgccgcggcgcggtgtggcggaggaggaggcggcgacggcagcggcgcggccgcaGCCTGGGCGGGAGCTGGTGGCGGGACCATGGCGACATGGGGCGGCAGATCGCGGGGGCCGACTTCCTctgcgacggcgccggcgcctcggggcgtgaggctgcggcggcggcggcggccaccgcgctATTCGAGGACGGCAGGGTGCGGCCGCCGCGGCTAGGGCTGGAAAAATAG